A genomic segment from Micromonospora echinaurantiaca encodes:
- a CDS encoding YciI family protein: protein MAAVPQVDFALDTYECIVLYPGAAGRALPAETVQRLQSEHAEHMQALQRRGILLVAGSVDGPARNPEPPIGFGLSRTGSVDDVRSVMEADPAVQAGLYRVDVMTFLCPAGSLEFPLAKTQS, encoded by the coding sequence ATGGCCGCAGTGCCGCAGGTCGACTTCGCGCTCGACACGTACGAGTGCATCGTGCTGTATCCGGGCGCGGCCGGGCGGGCGCTGCCGGCGGAGACGGTCCAGCGGTTGCAGTCCGAGCACGCCGAGCACATGCAGGCGCTGCAACGGCGGGGGATCCTGCTGGTCGCCGGCTCGGTGGACGGCCCGGCCCGCAATCCGGAGCCGCCGATCGGGTTCGGCCTGTCCCGCACCGGCTCGGTCGACGACGTGCGCAGCGTGATGGAGGCCGACCCGGCGGTGCAGGCGGGGCTCTACCGGGTGGACGTGATGACCTTCCTCTGCCCGGCCGGCTCGCTGGAGTTTCCGCTGGCCAAGACGCAGAGCTGA
- the pyk gene encoding pyruvate kinase, whose translation MGVTRRAKIVCTLGPATSSPERIRGLVEAGMNVARLNFSHGSHADHEAVYRLVREAADAAGRPVAVLADLQGPKIRLGRFAEGPHEWRTGDSVVITGDDVMGTKDRVSCTYRKLPQEVKPGDRLLIDDGRVAVEVTDVTGNDIRCLVTEGGPVSNNKGVSLPNVAVSVPALSEKDAEDLRFALGLGVDLVALSFVRSADDIKLVHAIMAEAGVHRPVLAKVEKPEAVDHLEAIVLAFDGVMVARGDLGVELPLDQVPLVQKRAVQLCRENAKPVIVATQMLDSMIENSRPTRAEASDVANAVLDGADAVMLSGETSVGKYPVLTVSTMAKIVTTTESGSIGVPRLQHDPRTHGGALTVAASSIARAIGAKAMVAFSQTGDTVRRLSRLHCDLPLLAFTPVPEVRNQLALSWGVETFLMPFVEHTDDMFRQVDQALLGLNRANPGDYVVIVAGSPPGTPGSTNTLRVHQLGSLVDAASARALQ comes from the coding sequence ATGGGCGTGACACGCCGCGCGAAGATCGTCTGCACTCTTGGTCCTGCCACCTCGTCGCCGGAACGGATCCGAGGGCTCGTCGAGGCGGGCATGAACGTGGCCCGGCTCAACTTCAGCCACGGCAGCCACGCCGACCACGAGGCGGTGTACCGGTTGGTACGCGAGGCGGCCGACGCGGCCGGTCGGCCGGTCGCGGTGCTGGCCGACCTCCAGGGGCCCAAGATCCGGCTGGGCCGGTTCGCCGAAGGCCCGCACGAGTGGCGTACCGGCGACTCCGTGGTGATCACCGGCGACGACGTGATGGGCACCAAGGACCGGGTCTCCTGCACCTACCGGAAGTTGCCGCAGGAGGTGAAGCCCGGTGACCGGCTGCTGATCGACGACGGCCGGGTGGCCGTGGAGGTCACCGACGTCACCGGCAACGACATCCGCTGCCTGGTCACCGAGGGCGGTCCGGTCTCCAACAACAAGGGTGTGTCGCTGCCCAACGTGGCGGTCAGCGTGCCGGCCCTCTCCGAGAAGGACGCCGAGGACCTGCGCTTCGCCCTCGGCCTCGGCGTCGACCTGGTCGCCCTCTCCTTCGTCCGCTCCGCCGACGACATCAAGCTGGTCCACGCGATCATGGCCGAGGCCGGGGTGCACCGGCCGGTGCTGGCCAAGGTCGAGAAGCCGGAGGCGGTCGACCACCTCGAGGCGATCGTGCTGGCCTTCGACGGGGTCATGGTCGCCCGCGGCGACCTCGGCGTCGAGCTGCCGCTGGATCAGGTCCCGCTGGTGCAGAAGCGCGCCGTGCAGCTGTGCCGGGAGAACGCCAAGCCGGTCATCGTCGCCACCCAGATGCTCGACTCCATGATCGAGAACTCCCGGCCGACCCGGGCGGAGGCCTCCGACGTGGCCAACGCGGTGCTCGACGGGGCCGACGCGGTGATGCTCTCCGGCGAGACCAGCGTCGGCAAGTACCCGGTGCTCACCGTCAGCACCATGGCCAAGATCGTCACCACCACCGAGTCCGGCTCGATCGGGGTGCCCCGGCTGCAGCACGACCCGCGTACCCACGGCGGGGCGCTCACCGTCGCCGCCTCCTCGATCGCCCGGGCGATCGGCGCCAAGGCGATGGTCGCCTTCTCGCAGACCGGCGACACCGTGCGGCGGCTGTCCCGGCTGCACTGCGACCTGCCGCTGCTGGCCTTCACCCCGGTGCCCGAGGTGCGCAACCAGCTGGCCCTCTCCTGGGGCGTGGAGACCTTCCTGATGCCGTTCGTCGAGCACACCGACGACATGTTCCGCCAGGTCGACCAGGCGCTGCTCGGGCTCAACCGGGCCAACCCCGGCGACTACGTGGTGATCGTCGCCGGCAGCCCGCCCGGCACCCCGGGCTCGACCAACACGCTGCGCGTACACCAGCTGGGGTCGCTGGTCGACGCCGCGTCCGCGCGGGCGCTGCAGTGA
- a CDS encoding acyl-CoA thioesterase gives MTAGQAAVGQAAVDQLLEVLDLTPTGEMTFRGISPPVGPQRVYGGQVAGQALVAAGRTVDPERFVHSLHGYFVRAGDPVEPIAYEVENIRDGRSFSVRRCVALQHDKPIFFMSASFQRLEEGLDHHAPLPADVPGPDEVPTMTDRLSRYPERLGIWGQIPRPIDVRYVGEPGWVRPGDRPADPHQRVWMRIDGKLPDDPLLHACALTYASDLTLLDSVLSVHGEVWGPGGVVGASLDHALWFHRPFRADEWFLYDCWSPSASGARGLATGRMFTRDGRQIASAVQEGLLRRVGA, from the coding sequence GTGACCGCCGGCCAGGCCGCGGTCGGCCAGGCCGCCGTCGACCAGCTGCTGGAGGTCCTCGACCTCACCCCGACCGGCGAGATGACCTTCCGCGGGATCAGCCCGCCGGTCGGCCCCCAGCGGGTGTACGGCGGCCAGGTCGCCGGTCAGGCGCTGGTCGCCGCCGGCCGGACGGTCGACCCGGAGCGTTTCGTGCACTCGCTGCACGGCTACTTCGTGCGGGCCGGCGACCCGGTCGAGCCGATCGCCTACGAGGTGGAGAACATCCGCGACGGCCGCTCCTTCTCGGTGCGCCGCTGCGTCGCGCTCCAGCACGACAAGCCGATCTTCTTCATGTCGGCCTCGTTCCAGCGCCTCGAGGAGGGGCTGGACCACCACGCCCCGCTGCCGGCGGACGTGCCCGGCCCGGACGAGGTCCCGACCATGACCGACCGGCTCTCCCGCTACCCGGAGCGGCTCGGCATCTGGGGGCAGATCCCGCGCCCGATCGACGTGCGCTACGTCGGCGAGCCCGGCTGGGTACGCCCCGGCGACCGGCCCGCCGACCCGCACCAGCGGGTCTGGATGCGCATCGACGGCAAGCTGCCCGACGACCCGCTGCTGCACGCCTGCGCGTTGACCTACGCCTCCGACCTCACCCTGCTGGACTCGGTGCTCTCGGTGCACGGCGAGGTGTGGGGCCCCGGCGGGGTGGTGGGCGCCAGCCTCGATCACGCGCTCTGGTTCCACCGGCCGTTCCGGGCCGACGAGTGGTTCCTCTACGACTGCTGGAGCCCGTCGGCGTCCGGCGCCCGGGGGCTGGCCACCGGCCGGATGTTCACCCGCGACGGCCGGCAGATCGCCAGCGCCGTCCAGGAGGGTCTGTTGCGCCGCGTCGGGGCCTGA
- a CDS encoding RrF2 family transcriptional regulator: MRLSARVDYALRAVVELASVTGGAGVGRGRPVTAEQVARAQEIPPKFLESILLQLRRGGIVQAQRGPEGGYWLARPAEEISLAEVIRVIDGPLAHVRGQRPEQLGYHGAARALQDVWIALRATEREILELVTVADVASGTLPGRVTELVADPRAWT; the protein is encoded by the coding sequence ATGCGCCTCTCCGCCCGGGTCGACTACGCCCTCCGAGCGGTCGTCGAGCTCGCCTCGGTGACCGGCGGCGCCGGCGTCGGGAGAGGCCGGCCGGTCACCGCCGAACAGGTCGCCCGCGCCCAGGAGATCCCGCCGAAGTTCCTGGAGAGCATCCTGTTGCAGCTGCGCCGGGGCGGCATCGTGCAGGCCCAGCGCGGCCCCGAGGGCGGCTACTGGTTGGCCCGCCCGGCCGAGGAGATCTCGCTGGCCGAGGTGATCCGGGTGATCGACGGTCCGCTGGCGCACGTCCGCGGGCAGCGCCCGGAGCAGCTCGGCTACCACGGCGCCGCCCGCGCGTTGCAGGACGTGTGGATCGCCCTGCGGGCCACCGAACGGGAGATCCTGGAACTGGTCACCGTGGCCGACGTGGCCAGCGGCACGCTGCCCGGGCGGGTCACCGAACTGGTCGCCGACCCGCGCGCCTGGACCTGA
- a CDS encoding pyridoxal-dependent decarboxylase: MAEHMTPDEFRRAGHAVVDWIADYWATLERRPVTSPDPPGALAAALPAGPTEHGEPVDAVLADLDALVAPRLTHWQHPGFFGYFPANTSGPSVLGDLVSSGLGVQGMLWATGPAATELETAMLDWLADLLDLPKRFRSTGSGGGVIQDSASSATLVATLAALHRAGGGRWRRAGVDRRYRVYASTQAHSSVEKAALIAGLGEQGVRPVEVDPETLAMDPAALRAAIEADLAAGEVPALVVATIGTTSTTAVDPLPEIGAICAEHGVWLHVDAAYAGAAAVCPELRWSHAGLEYADSYCFDPHKWLLTGFDCDAFWVADRASLIEALTVLPEYLRNAASESGAVIDYRDWQVPLGRRFRALKLWFVLRWYGVEGLRTHIRTGVALADRFADRVRADERFELAAAHPFSLVCFRLQAGDEASARLLARVNATGRVHLTQTRVSGRYTLRLAVGSPFTTQTHVDEAWELLSAAADEE, from the coding sequence GTGGCTGAGCACATGACCCCGGACGAGTTCCGCCGCGCCGGGCACGCCGTGGTGGACTGGATCGCCGACTACTGGGCGACGCTGGAGCGGCGCCCGGTGACCTCGCCGGACCCGCCCGGCGCGCTGGCCGCGGCGCTGCCGGCCGGCCCGACGGAACACGGGGAACCGGTCGACGCCGTCCTGGCCGACCTGGACGCGCTGGTCGCGCCCCGGCTGACGCACTGGCAGCATCCCGGGTTCTTCGGCTACTTCCCGGCCAACACCAGCGGCCCCAGCGTCCTCGGCGACCTGGTCAGCTCCGGGCTGGGCGTGCAGGGCATGCTCTGGGCGACCGGTCCGGCCGCCACCGAGCTGGAGACGGCGATGCTGGACTGGCTGGCCGACCTGCTGGACCTGCCGAAGCGGTTCCGGTCGACCGGCAGCGGCGGCGGCGTGATCCAGGACTCGGCGTCCTCGGCGACGCTGGTGGCGACACTCGCCGCGCTGCACCGGGCCGGCGGCGGCCGGTGGCGGCGGGCCGGGGTGGACCGGCGGTACCGCGTCTACGCCTCGACCCAGGCGCACTCCTCGGTGGAGAAAGCGGCGCTGATCGCCGGGCTCGGGGAGCAGGGCGTCCGTCCGGTCGAGGTCGACCCGGAGACGCTGGCGATGGACCCGGCCGCGCTGCGCGCCGCGATCGAGGCGGACCTGGCCGCCGGCGAGGTGCCGGCGCTGGTGGTGGCGACCATCGGCACCACCTCCACCACCGCGGTGGACCCGCTGCCGGAGATCGGGGCGATCTGCGCCGAGCACGGCGTCTGGCTGCACGTCGACGCCGCGTACGCGGGCGCGGCGGCGGTCTGCCCGGAGCTGCGCTGGTCGCACGCGGGGTTGGAGTACGCCGACTCGTACTGCTTCGACCCGCACAAGTGGCTGCTCACCGGCTTCGACTGCGACGCGTTCTGGGTGGCCGACCGGGCTTCGCTGATCGAGGCGTTGACGGTGCTGCCGGAGTACCTGCGCAACGCCGCCAGCGAGTCCGGGGCGGTGATCGACTACCGGGACTGGCAGGTGCCGCTGGGCCGCCGGTTCCGGGCGCTCAAGCTGTGGTTCGTGCTGCGCTGGTACGGGGTCGAGGGGTTGCGGACGCACATCCGCACCGGGGTGGCGCTGGCCGACCGGTTCGCCGACCGGGTCCGCGCCGACGAGCGGTTCGAGCTGGCTGCGGCGCACCCGTTCTCGCTGGTCTGCTTCCGGCTGCAGGCCGGCGACGAGGCGAGCGCGCGGCTGCTGGCCCGGGTCAACGCCACCGGCCGGGTGCACCTGACCCAGACCCGGGTGTCCGGCCGGTACACGCTGCGGCTGGCCGTCGGCTCGCCGTTCACCACGCAGACGCACGTCGACGAGGCGTGGGAGCTGCTCAGCGCCGCCGCCGACGAGGAGTAA
- a CDS encoding rhamnogalacturonan lyase family protein — MPVTTRRVALLAAAAAATLAAGTLTTLTAAAAAAGCRVDYRVTNQWPDGFGADVAVTNLGDPITGWTLTWTFPAGQRVGQAWNATVSQSGADVSARNVDWNAALGTGGTATFGFNGSWTGGNPAPTSFALNGTTCTGAPPTSTPPTTSPPPTSPPPSSPPPGAVQVEDLDRGLISVRSGSANLVSWRLLGTETTGVAFNLYRGGTRVTGAPITGATNHLDAGAPAGAAYTVRAVVGGVEQPASPPALQFPAGYLDVPLQVPAGGTTPTGETYTYSANDASVGDLDGDGRYEIVLKWEPSNAKDNSQAGYTGTVQVDAYTLTGTRLWRIDLGRNIRAGAHYTQFQVYDYDGDGRAEVAMKTADGTRSGTGQVIGNAGADHRNASGYVLAGPEYLTMFDGRTAAALSTVDYDPPRGTVSSWGDNYGNRVDRFLAATAYLDGQRPSLVMARGYYTRAVIAAWDFRDGTLRKRWTFDSNAAGNGAAAGQGNHNLSVADVDADGRQEIVYGSATIDDDGRLRYATGFGHGDALHVGDLLPGRAGLEAFTIHESGSAPAADLHDARTGQVLWQRPNNGGAEGPGRGVAADIHAGSPGAEFWGAGSNMGNLYNGSGGSVGRNPSSANFLAWWDGDPVRELLDGTRIDKYGTAGDTRLLTGSGVAANNGTKATPALSADLFGDWREEVVWRTTDSRALRIYSTPTPTGTRIHTLMHDPQYRVAVAWQNTAYNQPPHPSFFIGDGMATPPTPNVHPR, encoded by the coding sequence ATGCCTGTCACCACCCGCCGCGTCGCGCTGCTCGCCGCGGCCGCCGCGGCCACGCTCGCCGCCGGCACCCTGACCACCCTCACCGCCGCGGCGGCCGCCGCCGGTTGCCGGGTCGACTACCGGGTCACCAACCAGTGGCCCGACGGGTTCGGCGCCGACGTCGCGGTCACCAACCTCGGCGACCCGATCACCGGGTGGACACTCACCTGGACCTTCCCGGCCGGCCAGCGGGTCGGCCAGGCGTGGAACGCCACGGTCAGCCAGTCCGGCGCCGACGTCAGCGCCCGCAACGTCGACTGGAACGCCGCGCTCGGCACCGGCGGCACCGCCACCTTCGGCTTCAACGGCAGCTGGACCGGCGGCAACCCCGCGCCGACCAGCTTCGCCCTCAACGGCACCACCTGCACCGGCGCCCCGCCCACCTCGACGCCGCCGACCACCAGCCCGCCCCCGACCAGCCCGCCCCCGAGCAGCCCGCCGCCCGGAGCGGTGCAGGTGGAGGACCTCGACCGGGGCCTGATAAGCGTCCGCTCGGGCAGCGCCAACCTGGTCTCCTGGCGGCTGCTCGGCACCGAGACCACCGGCGTCGCGTTCAACCTCTACCGAGGCGGCACCCGGGTGACCGGCGCCCCGATCACCGGCGCCACCAACCACCTCGACGCCGGCGCGCCCGCCGGGGCCGCGTACACCGTGCGGGCCGTGGTCGGTGGCGTGGAACAGCCGGCGTCGCCGCCCGCGCTGCAGTTCCCCGCCGGCTACCTCGACGTGCCGCTGCAGGTGCCGGCCGGTGGCACCACCCCGACCGGCGAGACGTACACCTACTCCGCCAACGACGCCTCCGTCGGCGACCTCGACGGCGACGGCCGCTACGAGATCGTGCTCAAGTGGGAACCGTCCAACGCCAAGGACAACTCCCAGGCCGGGTACACCGGCACCGTCCAGGTCGACGCGTACACCCTCACCGGCACCCGGCTGTGGCGGATCGACCTGGGCCGCAATATCCGCGCCGGCGCCCACTACACCCAGTTCCAGGTGTACGACTACGACGGCGACGGCCGCGCCGAGGTGGCCATGAAGACCGCCGACGGCACCCGCTCCGGCACCGGCCAGGTGATCGGCAACGCCGGGGCCGACCACCGCAACGCCAGCGGCTACGTGCTCGCCGGGCCGGAGTACCTGACCATGTTCGACGGCCGCACCGCCGCCGCCCTGTCCACCGTCGACTACGACCCGCCGCGCGGCACCGTCTCCTCCTGGGGCGACAACTACGGCAACCGGGTCGACCGGTTCCTCGCCGCCACCGCCTACCTGGACGGTCAGCGGCCCTCGCTGGTGATGGCCCGCGGCTACTACACCCGCGCCGTCATCGCCGCCTGGGACTTCCGCGACGGCACTCTGCGCAAACGGTGGACCTTCGACTCGAACGCCGCCGGCAACGGCGCCGCGGCCGGCCAGGGCAACCACAACCTGTCGGTGGCCGACGTCGACGCCGACGGCCGCCAGGAGATCGTCTACGGCTCGGCCACCATCGACGACGACGGCCGGCTCCGGTACGCCACCGGCTTCGGCCACGGCGACGCCCTGCACGTCGGCGACCTCCTGCCCGGCCGCGCCGGTCTGGAGGCGTTCACCATCCACGAGTCCGGCAGCGCCCCCGCGGCCGACCTGCACGACGCCCGTACCGGTCAGGTGCTCTGGCAGCGGCCGAACAACGGCGGCGCGGAGGGCCCCGGCCGCGGGGTCGCTGCGGACATCCACGCCGGCAGCCCGGGCGCCGAGTTCTGGGGCGCCGGCAGCAACATGGGCAACCTCTACAACGGCTCCGGCGGCAGCGTCGGGCGCAACCCGTCGTCGGCGAACTTCCTCGCCTGGTGGGACGGCGACCCGGTCCGCGAACTGCTCGACGGCACCCGGATCGACAAGTACGGCACCGCCGGCGACACCCGCCTGCTCACCGGGAGCGGGGTGGCGGCGAACAACGGCACCAAGGCCACCCCGGCGCTCTCCGCCGACCTGTTCGGCGACTGGCGCGAGGAGGTCGTCTGGCGGACCACCGACAGCCGGGCGCTGCGGATCTACAGCACCCCGACGCCGACCGGCACCCGCATCCACACCCTGATGCACGACCCGCAGTACCGGGTCGCGGTCGCCTGGCAGAACACCGCCTACAACCAGCCACCGCACCCGAGCTTCTTCATCGGCGACGGCATGGCCACGCCGCCGACCCCGAACGTCCACCCACGCTGA
- a CDS encoding LLM class flavin-dependent oxidoreductase codes for MIDVPLSVLDLAPVAAGTTAGDALRHTTELARRTEELGYHRFWVAEHHNMPAIASSAPAVLLAHLAAHTSTIRLGSGGVMLPNHAPLVVAEQFGTLEALHPGRIDLGIGRAPGTDQVTALALRRTMEGLSAEGFPQELADLMNYFSGERPGPIVATPGRGQQPAIWLLGSSGFSARLAGLLGLPFSFAHHFSAQNTLPALALYRESFRPSRWLERPYAMVAVNAVCAETDERAEWLAGPSALSFLKLRSGRPEPLATPEEAAAYPYTEIEREFVEQRRDGQAMGSPETVSRQLTDLLARTGADELMLTTLVYDVADRVRSYQLIAEQVAGGLRR; via the coding sequence GTGATCGACGTACCGCTCTCTGTTCTTGATCTTGCTCCGGTCGCGGCCGGCACCACCGCCGGCGACGCGCTGCGGCACACCACCGAGCTGGCCCGGCGGACCGAGGAACTGGGTTACCACCGGTTCTGGGTGGCCGAACACCACAACATGCCGGCGATCGCCTCGTCGGCGCCGGCGGTGCTGCTCGCCCACCTGGCCGCGCACACCAGCACCATCCGGCTGGGATCCGGTGGGGTGATGCTGCCCAACCACGCGCCGCTGGTGGTGGCCGAGCAGTTCGGCACCCTGGAGGCGTTGCACCCGGGCCGGATCGACCTGGGCATCGGGCGGGCGCCGGGCACCGACCAGGTGACCGCGCTGGCGTTGCGCCGGACGATGGAGGGGCTGTCGGCGGAGGGCTTCCCGCAGGAGCTGGCCGACCTGATGAACTACTTCAGCGGCGAGCGGCCGGGGCCGATCGTGGCGACGCCGGGGCGTGGCCAGCAGCCGGCGATCTGGCTGCTGGGTTCCAGCGGGTTCAGCGCCCGGCTGGCCGGGCTGCTCGGGCTGCCGTTCTCGTTCGCGCACCACTTCAGCGCGCAGAACACGCTCCCCGCGCTGGCGCTGTACCGGGAGAGCTTCCGGCCGTCGCGCTGGCTGGAGCGGCCGTACGCGATGGTCGCGGTGAACGCGGTCTGCGCGGAGACCGACGAGCGGGCCGAGTGGCTGGCCGGGCCGAGTGCGCTGTCGTTCCTGAAGCTGCGCTCGGGTCGCCCGGAGCCGCTGGCCACCCCGGAGGAGGCGGCGGCCTACCCGTACACCGAGATCGAGCGGGAGTTCGTCGAGCAGCGCCGGGACGGTCAGGCGATGGGCTCGCCGGAGACGGTCAGCCGGCAGCTGACCGACCTGCTGGCCCGAACCGGCGCGGACGAGCTGATGCTGACCACCCTGGTGTACGACGTCGCCGACCGGGTGCGGTCGTACCAGCTGATCGCGGAGCAGGTGGCCGGCGGCCTGCGCCGCTGA
- a CDS encoding Lrp/AsnC family transcriptional regulator produces the protein MPPVANDVRRFPALDDVDRAILAELAADGRLPNNALAERVGVAPSTCLARTRALRECGAIRGFHAEVDPAAVGLPLQALVSVRLTAHERPVVDAFRARSVRLPGVVSVFHVAGADDYVLHVRAASADALRDFVLDHLAVDPAVQHTQTSLIFEQARGVG, from the coding sequence ATGCCCCCTGTAGCGAATGATGTGCGGCGCTTCCCGGCGCTGGACGACGTCGACCGCGCGATCCTGGCCGAGCTGGCCGCGGATGGCCGGTTGCCGAACAACGCGCTGGCCGAGCGGGTGGGGGTGGCCCCGTCCACCTGCCTGGCCCGGACCCGGGCGTTGCGCGAGTGCGGGGCGATCCGGGGTTTCCACGCGGAGGTGGATCCGGCGGCGGTGGGCCTGCCGTTGCAGGCGCTGGTGTCGGTGCGGTTGACCGCGCACGAGCGTCCGGTGGTGGACGCGTTCCGGGCCCGGTCGGTGCGGCTGCCCGGGGTGGTGTCGGTGTTCCACGTGGCCGGCGCGGACGACTACGTGCTGCACGTGCGGGCGGCGTCGGCGGACGCGTTGCGGGACTTCGTGCTGGACCACCTGGCGGTGGATCCGGCGGTGCAGCACACCCAGACCAGCCTCATCTTCGAGCAGGCGCGCGGGGTGGGTTGA